Proteins from one Anastrepha obliqua isolate idAnaObli1 chromosome 2, idAnaObli1_1.0, whole genome shotgun sequence genomic window:
- the LOC129237440 gene encoding uncharacterized protein LOC129237440, with protein sequence MRVLFVLAAVCAISANAAPQYGYEPGSGNSGLLSRGNSGLLIGGNGGGIAPGGGGGGGIAPGANGLGSSGRGGDKYLPPESDQQSPLINKQFYTISAPEDNAAKSKHLVLGKPQKNYRVIFIKAPGPDNVKYSAEFAPQEEKTVIYVLHKKGEDIDAANIATPAPTQPSKPEVFFIKYKTPEEAEQAQKEIKDQYDQLGGNTETGEETAPITSVVGALDSLNPDGSYNYRQVNSGSPNSPQPQQPSAHYLPSFLKL encoded by the exons ATGCGTGTCCTTTTCGTACTCGCCGCTGTGTGCGCTATCAGCGCTAATGCTGCACCCCAATATGGATATGAACCAGGCAGCGGCAACAGTGGATTACTGTCACGCGGTAACAGTGGCCTCCTAATCGGCGGTAATGGTGGTGGTATCGCacctggtggtggtggtggtggcggtatCGCACCTGGTGCCAATGGCTTGGGCAGTAGCGGCCGCGGTGGTGACAAATACTTGCCGCCCGAGTCCGATCAGCAATCACCACTCATCAACAAACAATTCTACACCATCTCTGCACCCGAAGACAATGCGGCCAAATCGAAACATTTGGTTTTGGGCAAACCACAAAAGAACTACCGTGTGATCTTCATTAAGGCACCAGGTCCTGATAATGTTAAATATTCGGCTGAATTTGCACCACAAGAAGAGAAAACTGTTATCTATGTGCTGCACAAGAAGGGCGAAGATATCGACGCTGCCAACATTGCCACACCAGCACCAACTCAACCCAGCAAACCAGAAGTATTCTTCATCAAATACAAGACACCTGAGGAGGCAGAACAGGCCCAAAAGGAAATTAAGG aCCAATATGATCAATTGGGTGGCAATACCGAAACCGGCGAGGAAACCGCTCCAATTACCTCTGTCGTTGGCGCTTTGGACAGCCTTAACCCTGATGGCAGCTACAATTATCGTCAAGTGAACAGCGGCAGTCCTAACTCACCT CAGCCACAACAGCCTAGCGCTCATTATCTACCATCTTTCTTGAagctttaa
- the LOC129237441 gene encoding uncharacterized protein LOC129237441, producing MRSYVIFACLATIYAVSAAPQYGYGYGSQPAASSFVPSARGGEKYLPPATTTPAPSVHKQFYTISAPEDTDDGKPKHLVIGRPQKNYRVVFIKAPGPDNSNRKLSAEFAPQEEKTVIYVLSKKDDELTANDFATPAPTVPSKPEVFFIKYKTPEEAEAAQKEIQDQYDQLGGTKEISDEGTAPVASVIGSLDGIAPDGSYNYRAIQAPPEDIGSASSPLSQFLPAAARL from the exons ATGCGCTCCTACGTTATATTCGCTTGCTTGGCGACAATCTACGCCGTCTCTGCGGCTCCACAATACGGCTATGGCTACGGGTCGCAACCAGCCGCCAGCAGTTTTGTACCCTCAGCACGTGGTGGTGAGAAATATTTGCCACCCGCTACCACAACACCAGCACCCAGCGTACACAAGCAATTCTATACGATTTCGGCACCGGAGGATACTGATGATGGCAAGCCCAAACATTTAGTCATCGGTCGTCCACAGAAGAACTATCGTGTTGTCTTCATTAAGGCACCAGGCCCCGATAACTCCAACCGGAAATTATCTGCTGAATTTGCACCACAAGAGGAGAAGACTGTCATTTATGTGCTTTCCAAGAAGGATGACGAGTTGACAGCTAATGACTTTGCCACACCAGCGCCAACGGTGCCAAGCAAACCCGAAGTCTTCTTCATCAAATACAAGACACCCGAGGAAGCAGAAGCAGCGCAAAAGGAAATTCAAG ATCAATATGACCAACTGGGTGGCACTAAGGAAATCTCCGATGAAGGCACCGCCCCAGTGGCTTCGGTTATTGGCTCCTTGGATGGTATTGCTCCCGATGGCAGCTACAACTACAGAGCCATTCAAGCGCCACCAGAGGACATTGGCAGCGCGTCGTCACCACTTAGCCAATTTTTGCCTGCTGCAGCTCGTTTGTAA